ATTGAGGATTAACATTAAAATTGATAACCCATCAACACCTATTTGATAACTTAAACCCAAAGTTTCATTCCAAGGAATATTTTCTTGAAATTGCATCCCCGGATTGCTGATATCAAATTTCAGCAAAATAAACAAATTCCAAAATAAAACTATACCTGAGACGATTAAAGCTATTAACCGAATCCGACTAGCTGCAATAAATTTACCGGGTAAAAACCCAATAATTACAGCACTAACAATTGGTATCCAAATGAGAAAACTCAACATATTCTGTAAATTCCCGCTCCATCTCTTTATCTGTGTGTATCTGTGTTCATCTGTGGTCAATTATCTCTTCCATTTATAACTCACCACAGAAACAGACAAATTAGCCATGAACTAAAAAATCAGACTTAAAAACTGTACTCCCCAGAATGGCCAAGTTACCCATGCACATAAACAGCCTACACCCACAAGCACAGTAAATGCATAAAATTGGGTTTGTCCAGAGTTACTGTATTTCAAACCTTCGCCACCTAACAGCGAAAACAACCCCACTAAATTCACGATACCATCGACTACAAAACGGTCAATCATATCAGCAAGTTTAGAAAGTTGAGCCACCCCAAAAATGATTGTCATGCGATAGAGTTTGGGTGTGTAAAAGTCGTAAGCAAATAAATCTTGTAAAGGTTTCCAAGGGAGGCGAATTGGTTTGGGAATATTGCCCAAATAAATGACAGCGCTAATGCTGCAACCAAAAATACTTGACCAAATCAGTAATAGGACGACATCCTTATTTAGACTTGCCCAATCAGGTAAGATCGATAAGCTTTGTAACACTAAAGGCAAATGTAGTACAAAGCCAAATAAAATCATCATGGGTAGCATCATCGGCCAATGAACTTCAGGCGATCGCTCACTCATTTCTTTAGCTTTACCACCGAAAATTAAGCCAAATTCTCTCGTTAAACTAAAGGCTGTTAAGGCGTTAACTAAAATAATAATTCCCACTAACCAAGGGGAACTTTCCCACAGTCCATCAGCTAATTTCACCAAAGCCCAAAAGCTACCTAAAGGGGGAAAACCAATTAAACCCAAAGTTCCCACTACAAAAGCTAACCCAGAAATGGGGCGACGTGTCCATAAACCACCAAGTTGAGTCACATCTTGGGTGATACCATTCCAAACAATACCGCCGGTACTCATTACCAAGAGTGCAGATGCTACAGCGTGAGTAAGTACCAACAATAGTGCTGTTTCTTCTTGTTGTGTACCTACAGAAATGAACACTAAGCCCATGTAAGCACTAACAGAATAAGATAAGCAGCGTTTTAAGTCAATTTGAGCGATCGCAATTAAAGATGCGCCCACAGCAGTCACTGCACCAATGGCGACAATAAACGCTGAAACCACAGGTGATAAAGTTAAGACAGGTTGCAGTTTAATTAATACCCAAGCACCACTCGCAACTACTACCGAGTTCCGCAAAATTGTACTAGGAACAGGGCCTTCCATCGCTTCATCTAACCACAAATGCAAAGGAAATTGAGCGCATTTACCCATTGGCCCGGCAACTAATGCTAAACCTACTAATGTAATCACCTTTGGATCTACTTGAGTATTACTAGCCCATACTGCTAACTCTGTATAATCCCAAGTACCTGATAAAGTCCATAAACCCAAGACTCCCATTAGTAAGAATAAATCTCCTACCCGCTTGGTTAAGAAAGCATCTCTAGCTCCAGTTACTACCAAAGGTTGACTAAACCATAAGCCCACCAATAGATAGGTTCCTAATGTGAGGACTTCCAAAATTACATAGCTAAAAAACAAATTATTGCACAAAGCTAAGGCACATAATCCCGCTTCAAATAATCCCAATAAAGAATAGAAGCGACCCCAACCCCAATCCATTTCCATGTAACCAATGGCAAAAATTTGGGCTAGCCAATTTAAGCCAGTTACTACCACCATTGCGCCTATACTTACCGAAGAAATTTCTAAGGAAATGGTGAGATTCAAACCTGCGGTAGATAGCCAAGGAATAAATATTTCTTGGGGTGGTTGGTTCCAAGTTGATTGTAAAGCTAAGACACTATGAACTAATGCCAAAAAGGTCATGATTAAATTTACATAACCTGCTGGTCTTGGGCCTGTTTTGCGAATGATTCCTGGTGACCAAGGAATCGCCAAAAGTCCACCTAATAAGGCATAGCAAGGAACTAGCCAAACAGTCTCCAGTAGAAACTGAGCCATGAAATTAACCTCTGGATTTGTAGCACAAATTAGCCATTCTGGGAGCAAATTTAAGGCTCTCAGTCAGCAATTGATTGTAAATAGACGAAATTTATTTTTGCTTAATATTATTTTTATTTTACCGTTATATTTACCAAAAAGGAATTATTTAACAAAATAAATCGATGATGTCTACTGTAATTAATTCTTATATAATCATTTTTGGGTATTAACCATAGATTATACTCTATGGATGAGGCTGGAGTTAATTTAGTATAACTGATTGAATTTTATCCGACACAAGGGCGGGCATCTTTGCCCACCCCACAAGAGTTTCACTATTGCTCTTTGGATCTCATCTACCTGCAACCTGCTGTATATCTCTTGACTGATAACTGATAACTGTTAATATTGGCTACCTGATTTGCGATGTTCAACAGCTTGAATTGTATCCGTACACAAGGGCGGGCATCTTTGCCCACCCCACAAGAGTTTCACTGTTGCTCTTTGTATCTCATCTACCTGCAACCTGCTGTATATCTCTTGACTGATAACTGATAACTGTTAACTGTTAATATTGGCTACCTGATTTGCGATGTTCAACAGCAGTCACACCATCGTTTTCTAACACTTCCCCTTGCTCGACCACGGCATAAATTAAGCATCTATCACCACATTCAAGTAGGTTGGTGACGGTACATTCTAAATAAGCTAATGCTTCAGTTAAGACTAAACAACCATTATCAGCAGTTTTTGTCTCCAGATTGGTAAAGGGATTTTCTCCTAATGTGCTTTGACGGAAAAAATAACGTCGTAAATTTCTATCTTCTTTGAGAATATTTAGCACAAATCTATCCCCAGGTTGACGCATTAAGTCTGCATTCTGATCTTGAGCAACAGCAATCATAATTCCTGGGGGATTAAATGTGGCTTGAGATACCCATGAAGTTAAAATACCTTTATGGCTTTCTAAATCACGGGTGGTGACTACACACAAAGAACCAATAATTCTGCCTACGGCTTGTTCGGTACGGTCGATTTTAGCTTCTGGAACGACTTGGCGGGGAGTACGCAGTTTCTTGGTTTTCTTTAAGGTTTGGGCAAAAGTCGCACCTGCGGCTTGACATTGTTCGAGAATTTCTTGTGTAGGGCTAAAGCGGACTCGAATTGTTTCAAAGCCTAAACGGTAGTTAGCATCTTTGAGTTTACCTTCAATTAAATCTATGGCTTCGCCACTCCAACCGTAGGAACCAAATACCCCAGCTAACTTAGTTTTCGCCGCCGTTGAGAGTATTATACCTAAAGCCGTTTGAATTTGGGTTGGTGCATGACCGCCTAAAGTGGGAGAACCGATAATAAATCCATCGCTAGCGTCGATTATCCGGGTAATGTCTGCGGGGTCTGCGAGTTCACAGTTGATGGATTCGACATTTACACCATTTTCAATTAAACCTTGAGCGATCGCATTGGCTAAAATTGCTGTACTGCCATAAGCAGAAGTATACAGCAAAGCGACGCTTAAATCTTGAGATTTTTGTGCTTGACACCATTGACGGTAATCATAAGTAAAACGACTGAGGCTATAACGCACCACTGGCCCATGACCAGGAGCATAACATCTAGCTCCCAACACCGCCAATTTATCTAAAGTTGCTTCCACTTGTTTGGCTTGGGGCGCATGAAGACAGTCGAAGTAATAATGACGTTCCGCGTCTAATGTTTTCCAGTCTTCATCAAATAAGGTATCTTCGCAAATATGCGCGCCAAAAAAATTTATCTGTGTACAGAATCTGGGTTACAGGGTCGTAGGTACAAAGACCATCAGGCCAACGAGGAGTAGGAACTGTGATAAATGTCAAGTGATGTCCTTGTCCTAAATCCAAAGTATCCTCAAAACGCACAGCTTGAATGCGTGATTCCCACTCAGGAAAATCAGTTTTTAAAGCATTCGCAGCAGGACGGGAGCAAATTACAATAGCTTGCGGTGCTAGGGAAAGCAACTTTTCCAGGGTAACTCGGCGGTTGGGGTTGACGTGACCGAGAATTATATAATCGAGACTAATGAAATCAAGATGTTGGGCTAGTTGTTCTAGGTAAATAGCCGTGAAAGATTCACCAGGAGGGTCAATTAACGCTTTTTTGTCAGCTTGAATTAGATAAGAATTGGCTGTAGTCCCCTTTTGACGGGAATACTCAATTTCAAATTTTAGACGTTCCCAAGTGCGCGATCGCAACATTAGCGTTTGTTCACCAATATTTGCCACTTGTACATCTCTGGGGCGACTGAATGTAACAACGGTCATAATATTCTCCTCAGTTGGGAATGGATATTAATACTCTTTGACTTTTGACTTTTAACCAGGACTTACGCAAAATCATGAAAAAACGAACCACATTCGCGTAGCGTCTCCCCTTCTCCCAAAGGGAGAGGCTAGCGCCAAGGGAGAAGAACGCGTTGGCGCTAGCCTCTCCCCTTCTCCCAAAGGGAGAGGCTAGCGCCAAGGGAGAAGGTCGCCAAGTGAAGAAGTGAAGAGGTTCAGAAATTATTTAGGACTGCTATATCATTGGGGATTGGGGATGGGGTTTCAATCTTAAATTGATTTAGTAATGATTGCCGATTTTGCGGTGATGAACTGTGGTCAGGGCGTTGACGTTGGCGACTCTACCAGTTTGGACAGTGCTGTAAATAACCCAATGGTCGCCACAATCCATGCGGCTGGTGATTTCACATTCCATATAGGCTAAAGCGTCTGCAAGGATGGGGGAATTATTACTTGCTGGATAAGTTTTTACTCCTTCAAAACGGTCTGCACCGGGAGCAAAACGCTTGAGGAAATGTTTCATTAATCCTTGATAGTTATCTTCTCCGAGGACATTTAAAACAAAGCGATCGCCTCGTTTCATTAAAGATTCAATTGCGCGTTCTTTAGAAACAGCAATGGCTACCCCTA
The window above is part of the Nodularia spumigena CCY9414 genome. Proteins encoded here:
- a CDS encoding NAD(P)H-quinone oxidoreductase subunit F produces the protein MAQFLLETVWLVPCYALLGGLLAIPWSPGIIRKTGPRPAGYVNLIMTFLALVHSVLALQSTWNQPPQEIFIPWLSTAGLNLTISLEISSVSIGAMVVVTGLNWLAQIFAIGYMEMDWGWGRFYSLLGLFEAGLCALALCNNLFFSYVILEVLTLGTYLLVGLWFSQPLVVTGARDAFLTKRVGDLFLLMGVLGLWTLSGTWDYTELAVWASNTQVDPKVITLVGLALVAGPMGKCAQFPLHLWLDEAMEGPVPSTILRNSVVVASGAWVLIKLQPVLTLSPVVSAFIVAIGAVTAVGASLIAIAQIDLKRCLSYSVSAYMGLVFISVGTQQEETALLLVLTHAVASALLVMSTGGIVWNGITQDVTQLGGLWTRRPISGLAFVVGTLGLIGFPPLGSFWALVKLADGLWESSPWLVGIIILVNALTAFSLTREFGLIFGGKAKEMSERSPEVHWPMMLPMMILFGFVLHLPLVLQSLSILPDWASLNKDVVLLLIWSSIFGCSISAVIYLGNIPKPIRLPWKPLQDLFAYDFYTPKLYRMTIIFGVAQLSKLADMIDRFVVDGIVNLVGLFSLLGGEGLKYSNSGQTQFYAFTVLVGVGCLCAWVTWPFWGVQFLSLIF